Proteins from a genomic interval of Pseudomonas anuradhapurensis:
- a CDS encoding polysaccharide biosynthesis protein, translated as MTDKLRTGMLLLPRRYKRALQVVTDVVLVWFALWLAFLVRLGIDEIYHPLRLHYWLFLAAPVIAIPIFIRFGMYRAVMRYFGNDALIAIGKAVSLSSLILALVVYWHSNHTAVVPRSIVFNYWWLSLVLIGGLRLIMRQYFLGDWFAARQHVPFTNRDNGLPKVAIYGAGAAGNQLVAALRIGRMMRPVAFIDDDESVADRIISGLQVFRGNDIQKMIDATGAEEILLAIPSASRARRREILGLLENFPLHVRSVPGFMDLASGRVKVDDIQEVDIADLLGRDAVPAQEDLLAHCVTGQVVMVTGAGGSIGSELCRQILMLEPKALLLFEHSEFNLYSIHGELEQRIRRESLPVRLVPFLGSIRNQKHLVDTMTMWGVNTVYHAAAYKHVPLVEHNIAEGVLNNVIGTLNTAQAALQANVANFVLISTDKAVRPTNVMGSTKRLAELVLQALSKEVAPVLFGDSDNVARVNKTRFTMVRFGNVLGSSGSVIPLFHKQIQAGGPLTVTHPKITRYFMTIPEAAQLVIQAGSMGLGGDVFVLDMGEPVRIAALAEKMIHLSGLSVRSEKNPHGDIAIEFTGLRPGEKLYEELLIGDNVSPTRHPMILTASEDFLVWDVLKDRLTLLLKAVEIEDFTVVRQLLRELVSGYTPEGEIVDWVYQQRLRDI; from the coding sequence ATGACGGATAAGCTGCGTACGGGGATGCTGCTATTGCCCCGACGCTACAAACGCGCCCTTCAGGTCGTAACTGACGTAGTGTTGGTTTGGTTCGCCCTGTGGCTGGCGTTTCTGGTTCGTCTTGGAATAGATGAAATCTATCACCCGTTACGTTTGCACTACTGGTTATTCTTGGCTGCGCCAGTCATCGCTATTCCCATTTTCATCCGATTCGGTATGTACCGTGCGGTGATGCGCTATTTTGGCAATGACGCGCTAATTGCCATTGGCAAAGCGGTATCGCTATCCTCCTTGATTCTAGCGTTGGTTGTTTATTGGCACAGCAACCACACAGCAGTCGTTCCCCGCTCCATCGTTTTTAATTACTGGTGGCTAAGCCTGGTGTTGATCGGTGGTCTCCGCCTGATCATGCGGCAATATTTTCTGGGTGATTGGTTCGCTGCCAGACAGCATGTGCCGTTTACCAACCGTGACAATGGTTTGCCGAAAGTTGCGATCTACGGTGCAGGGGCTGCGGGGAATCAGTTAGTCGCGGCTTTGCGAATTGGTCGTATGATGCGTCCAGTTGCTTTCATCGACGATGACGAGAGTGTTGCAGATCGAATTATTTCTGGCCTTCAGGTATTTCGTGGCAATGATATTCAGAAAATGATCGATGCGACAGGAGCCGAGGAAATCCTTTTGGCTATCCCGTCCGCGAGTCGGGCACGTCGTCGTGAAATATTAGGGTTGCTCGAAAATTTCCCCCTGCATGTACGCAGTGTTCCTGGCTTCATGGACTTGGCCAGTGGTCGGGTCAAAGTTGATGACATTCAGGAGGTCGATATCGCTGACTTGTTGGGACGCGATGCTGTACCGGCCCAAGAAGATTTGCTTGCTCACTGCGTGACAGGTCAGGTGGTCATGGTGACAGGAGCAGGGGGATCGATCGGCTCGGAGTTGTGCCGTCAAATTCTCATGCTCGAGCCTAAAGCTCTACTGCTGTTTGAGCATAGTGAATTCAACCTCTACAGTATCCACGGCGAGTTGGAGCAGCGCATCCGGCGTGAGTCACTTCCTGTGCGATTGGTGCCGTTTCTGGGATCGATTCGAAACCAAAAACACTTGGTCGATACCATGACAATGTGGGGTGTGAACACTGTTTATCATGCAGCAGCCTACAAGCACGTTCCGTTGGTGGAGCACAACATCGCTGAAGGTGTTTTGAACAATGTGATTGGCACGTTGAATACGGCGCAGGCAGCGCTTCAGGCTAATGTGGCAAACTTTGTGCTGATTTCGACTGATAAAGCAGTTCGGCCAACTAACGTGATGGGAAGCACCAAACGTTTGGCTGAGCTCGTCTTGCAGGCTTTGAGCAAGGAGGTCGCACCCGTATTATTCGGTGATTCCGATAATGTTGCCAGAGTGAATAAAACGCGCTTCACGATGGTGCGCTTTGGCAATGTCCTCGGCTCGTCGGGGTCTGTAATTCCTCTTTTTCATAAGCAGATCCAAGCTGGCGGTCCGTTAACGGTTACTCACCCTAAAATTACCCGTTACTTTATGACTATTCCCGAAGCTGCCCAGCTGGTGATCCAGGCTGGGTCAATGGGGTTGGGCGGGGATGTATTCGTTTTGGATATGGGCGAACCTGTAAGAATTGCGGCGTTGGCAGAAAAAATGATCCATCTGTCGGGCTTGAGCGTAAGGTCCGAAAAGAATCCCCATGGTGACATCGCTATTGAATTTACCGGACTTCGGCCAGGGGAGAAGCTATATGAGGAGCTATTGATAGGCGATAACGTCTCTCCTACCCGGCACCCAATGATTCTGACTGCAAGCGAAGATTTTTTGGTATGGGACGTGCTCAAGGATCGCCTGACGCTACTACTCAAGGCAGTTGAAATCGAAGATTTCACTGTGGTTCGTCAACTCCTAAGGGAGCTAGTGAGCGGTTACACACCAGAGGGTGAGATTGTAGACTGGGTGTATCAACAACGTTTAAGAGATATCTGA
- the rfbB gene encoding dTDP-glucose 4,6-dehydratase, whose translation MTILVTGGAGFIGANFVLDWVSQSGETLVNLDKLTYAGNLQSLASLQGNPQHVFVQGDIADGALVQKLLAEHRPRAVLNFAAESHVDRSIHGPQAFVETNVVGTFQLLEAVRGYWQALDAQERAVFRFLHVSTDEVYGSLKAGEPAFTEAHQYQPNSPYSASKAASDHMVRAYHHTYGLPVLTTNCSNNYGPLHFPEKLIPLMIVNALAGKPLPVYGDGQQIRDWLYVKDHCSAIRRVLEAGQVGEVYNIGGWNEMPNLGIVQRVCALLDELRPRADGQPYANQISFVTDRPGHDRRYAIDARKIERELGWKPAETFESGIRKTVAWYLANQQWVDGVMNGSYRDWVAQQYGVDRV comes from the coding sequence ATGACAATCCTGGTAACCGGCGGCGCTGGCTTCATCGGTGCGAATTTCGTGCTGGATTGGGTAAGCCAGTCAGGCGAAACCCTCGTCAACCTGGACAAGCTGACCTACGCCGGCAATCTGCAGAGCCTGGCAAGCCTGCAAGGCAACCCGCAGCACGTTTTCGTGCAGGGGGATATCGCTGATGGGGCGTTGGTACAAAAGCTGTTGGCAGAACACCGCCCGCGCGCGGTGCTCAATTTCGCCGCCGAGTCTCACGTCGACCGTTCCATCCACGGGCCGCAGGCCTTCGTGGAAACCAACGTGGTGGGTACCTTCCAGTTGCTCGAAGCCGTGCGCGGCTACTGGCAAGCACTAGATGCGCAGGAGAGGGCGGTGTTCCGCTTCCTGCATGTGTCTACCGATGAGGTCTACGGTTCGCTCAAGGCCGGTGAGCCTGCGTTTACCGAGGCCCATCAATACCAGCCAAACAGCCCTTATTCGGCCAGCAAGGCCGCCAGCGACCACATGGTGCGCGCCTACCATCACACCTATGGCCTGCCGGTACTGACCACCAATTGCTCCAACAACTATGGGCCGCTGCATTTCCCCGAAAAACTCATCCCGCTGATGATCGTCAATGCGCTGGCTGGCAAACCACTGCCGGTGTACGGCGATGGCCAGCAGATTCGTGACTGGCTGTACGTCAAGGACCACTGCAGCGCCATCCGCCGGGTGCTGGAGGCGGGGCAGGTGGGTGAGGTGTACAACATTGGCGGCTGGAACGAGATGCCCAACCTGGGCATTGTCCAGCGCGTTTGTGCGCTGCTCGACGAGCTTCGCCCGCGGGCTGACGGTCAGCCCTATGCCAACCAGATCAGTTTCGTCACCGACCGCCCGGGCCACGACCGCCGTTATGCCATCGACGCACGCAAGATCGAGCGCGAGCTGGGTTGGAAGCCTGCCGAAACCTTTGAATCAGGTATCCGCAAGACAGTGGCCTGGTACCTAGCCAACCAGCAGTGGGTCGACGGCGTCATGAACGGTAGTTATCGCGACTGGGTTGCCCAGCAGTATGGGGTAGACCGCGTTTGA
- the rfbD gene encoding dTDP-4-dehydrorhamnose reductase — protein MKILLLGKNGQVGWELQRALAPLGELIALDRQGASGLCGDLSNLEGLAATVRSLAPDVIVNAAAYTAVDKAESEPALAARINAEAPGVLAREAAKLGAWLIHYSTDYVFDGSGQGQWQEDAPSAPLSVYGRTKREGELAIQASGAAAVVLRTSWVYAARGQNFAKTMLRLAAERDVLSVVADQFGAPTGAELIADVTAHILHRLFRAHDASRLAGTYHLAAAGETSWHGYAQFVLAHARRSGVALKVSAEKLVAISTEDYPLPALRPRNSRLALAKLEETFNLKMPPWQQGVQRMLDEIQR, from the coding sequence TTGAAGATCTTGCTGCTGGGGAAAAATGGCCAAGTCGGTTGGGAGCTGCAGCGCGCCCTCGCGCCATTGGGCGAACTGATCGCGCTCGATCGCCAGGGTGCAAGCGGCCTGTGTGGCGACCTGTCCAATCTTGAAGGGCTGGCCGCTACAGTGCGCTCGCTGGCCCCGGATGTAATCGTCAATGCGGCGGCCTACACGGCAGTGGACAAGGCCGAGAGCGAGCCTGCCCTGGCTGCCCGGATCAATGCCGAAGCGCCAGGTGTTCTGGCGCGGGAGGCCGCGAAGCTGGGCGCCTGGCTGATTCATTACTCCACAGACTACGTGTTCGATGGCAGTGGCCAGGGGCAGTGGCAAGAAGATGCCCCCAGCGCCCCGTTGTCTGTCTATGGCCGTACCAAGCGCGAGGGTGAGCTGGCCATCCAGGCCAGCGGTGCCGCTGCCGTGGTGCTGCGTACCAGCTGGGTATATGCTGCGCGCGGGCAGAATTTTGCCAAGACCATGCTGCGTCTGGCAGCCGAGCGCGATGTACTCAGTGTGGTGGCGGACCAGTTTGGCGCCCCTACCGGTGCAGAGCTGATCGCCGATGTCACCGCGCATATTTTGCATCGTCTCTTCCGTGCTCACGATGCGAGTCGCCTGGCAGGCACCTACCATCTCGCAGCAGCCGGTGAAACCAGCTGGCACGGCTATGCCCAGTTCGTATTGGCGCATGCCCGCCGTAGCGGGGTTGCCTTGAAGGTGTCAGCCGAGAAACTGGTCGCTATCAGTACCGAGGACTACCCGCTGCCGGCGCTGCGCCCACGCAATTCTCGGCTGGCGTTGGCTAAACTGGAAGAGACCTTCAATCTCAAGATGCCGCCTTGGCAACAGGGTGTGCAACGCATGCTGGACGAAATCCAGCGCTAG
- the rfbA gene encoding glucose-1-phosphate thymidylyltransferase RfbA, which produces MARKGLILAGGSGTRLHPATLSVSKQLLPVYDKPMIYYPLSTLLLAGIRDILIISTPQDTPRFEQLLGDGSRWGINLSYAVQASPDGLAQAFMIGADFIGNAASALVLGDNIFYGHDFQSLLLDADQQQSGASVFAYHVQDPERYGVAEFDDKGRVLSIEEKPKAPKSNYAVTGLYFYDNQVVDLARQLKPSARGELEITDLNNLYLQQQQLQVEIMGRGYAWLDTGTHDSLLDASQYIATLERRQGLKVACPEEICYRAGWINAEQLERLAQPLLKNGYGQYLKNLLEVKVF; this is translated from the coding sequence ATGGCACGTAAAGGACTCATTCTGGCGGGCGGCTCTGGCACCCGTCTGCACCCCGCCACGCTGTCCGTGTCCAAGCAGCTGTTGCCGGTATACGACAAGCCGATGATCTACTACCCGCTCAGTACGCTGCTACTGGCAGGCATTCGGGACATCCTGATCATCTCGACCCCCCAGGACACGCCGCGCTTCGAGCAATTGCTGGGGGATGGTAGCCGTTGGGGCATCAACCTCTCGTATGCCGTGCAGGCGAGCCCGGACGGGTTGGCCCAGGCGTTCATGATCGGGGCGGACTTTATCGGCAACGCCGCGTCCGCCCTGGTGCTGGGTGACAATATATTCTATGGCCACGACTTTCAGTCGCTGCTCCTTGACGCGGACCAGCAGCAGAGCGGGGCATCTGTTTTCGCGTACCACGTCCAGGACCCGGAGCGCTACGGTGTCGCCGAGTTCGATGACAAGGGTCGGGTATTGTCGATTGAAGAGAAGCCGAAAGCGCCGAAGTCCAACTATGCGGTCACCGGGCTTTATTTCTACGACAACCAGGTCGTGGACTTGGCCAGGCAATTGAAGCCGTCGGCACGCGGTGAGCTGGAGATCACTGACCTCAACAACCTGTACCTGCAACAGCAGCAGCTCCAGGTGGAAATCATGGGGCGTGGTTATGCGTGGCTGGATACCGGTACCCACGACAGCCTGTTGGATGCCAGCCAGTACATCGCCACCCTGGAGCGGCGCCAGGGGCTCAAGGTCGCATGCCCTGAAGAGATTTGCTATCGCGCGGGCTGGATCAACGCAGAACAGCTTGAACGCCTTGCCCAGCCGTTACTCAAGAATGGTTACGGGCAGTATTTGAAGAACCTGCTTGAAGTGAAGGTATTTTAA
- the rfbC gene encoding dTDP-4-dehydrorhamnose 3,5-epimerase, producing MHAVPLAIPEVFLFSPTVFGDERGFFYESFNKRVFNEVIGLQPDFVQDNHSRSVKGVLRGLHYQLPPHAQGKLVRVVQGEVFDVAVDIRRSSPTFGQWVGAVLSAENHKQLWIPPGFAHGFVTLSATAEFVYKTTDFYAAESERCIAWDDPQIAIEWPIDFEPTLSAKDKLGKALGQAELFD from the coding sequence ATGCACGCTGTTCCATTGGCCATCCCTGAAGTGTTCCTGTTTAGCCCAACGGTTTTCGGTGATGAGCGTGGCTTTTTCTATGAAAGTTTTAATAAGCGTGTTTTCAATGAAGTGATTGGCCTACAGCCAGACTTCGTTCAAGACAACCACTCCCGCTCGGTGAAGGGTGTGCTGCGCGGCCTGCATTACCAGCTGCCGCCCCACGCACAGGGCAAGTTGGTGCGCGTGGTGCAGGGGGAAGTGTTCGACGTAGCCGTGGATATCCGCCGCAGTTCGCCCACCTTCGGTCAATGGGTGGGGGCGGTGTTGTCGGCGGAAAATCACAAACAACTGTGGATTCCACCGGGTTTCGCTCACGGTTTCGTGACGCTGAGTGCGACTGCGGAGTTTGTCTACAAGACTACCGACTTCTATGCGGCCGAGAGCGAACGGTGCATTGCCTGGGACGATCCGCAAATTGCCATCGAGTGGCCAATAGACTTCGAGCCTACGTTGTCCGCCAAGGACAAGCTTGGCAAGGCGTTGGGCCAGGCCGAGCTGTTTGACTGA
- the wecB gene encoding non-hydrolyzing UDP-N-acetylglucosamine 2-epimerase, which yields MPLKTLTVFGTRPEAIKMAPLALQLARDPRFESRVCVTGQHRQMLDQVLGLFEITPDYDLNIMKPGQDLTGVTTEILQGIKPVLAEFKPDLVLVHGDTATTFATSLAAYYQKIPIAHVEAGLRTNNLYSPWPEEGNRRLTGTLAALHFAPTATSRDNLLREGTDPASIFVTGNTVIDALLEVVRKLESPTLKVQFEQQFDYLAGHRRMVLVTGHRRENFGGGFERICEALVQTARQFPDVDVVYPVHLNPNVREPVNRLLADVSNIHLIEPLDYLPFVYLMSRAYVILTDSGGIQEEAPALGKPVLVMRDTTERPEAVAAGTVKLVGTEVGSIVGELARLLTDEGAYREMSFAHNPYGDGKACGRIVEALEARLGLG from the coding sequence GTGCCCCTCAAGACCCTCACCGTATTCGGTACCCGCCCAGAAGCCATCAAGATGGCCCCACTGGCCCTGCAGCTTGCCCGCGACCCCCGCTTCGAATCCCGCGTGTGCGTGACCGGCCAGCACCGGCAAATGCTCGACCAGGTACTGGGCCTGTTCGAGATCACCCCCGATTACGACTTGAACATCATGAAGCCCGGCCAGGACCTGACCGGCGTGACCACGGAAATCTTGCAAGGCATCAAGCCGGTACTGGCCGAGTTCAAGCCCGACCTGGTACTGGTACATGGCGATACCGCTACCACCTTTGCCACCAGCCTGGCGGCCTATTACCAGAAAATCCCGATCGCCCATGTGGAAGCGGGCCTGCGTACCAACAACCTGTATTCGCCCTGGCCAGAAGAGGGCAACCGGCGCCTGACCGGCACATTGGCCGCGCTGCACTTCGCCCCTACCGCCACCTCACGTGACAACCTGTTAAGGGAAGGCACCGACCCGGCGAGCATTTTCGTCACTGGCAATACCGTGATCGACGCCCTGCTGGAAGTGGTGCGCAAGCTGGAGAGCCCGACGCTGAAAGTGCAGTTCGAACAGCAGTTCGATTACCTGGCCGGCCACCGCCGTATGGTGCTGGTAACCGGCCACCGCCGGGAGAATTTCGGCGGCGGTTTCGAACGCATCTGCGAAGCCCTGGTGCAGACTGCACGACAGTTTCCGGATGTGGATGTGGTGTACCCGGTGCATCTCAACCCGAATGTGCGCGAGCCGGTGAACCGGCTGCTGGCGGATGTGAGCAACATTCACCTGATCGAGCCTCTGGATTACCTGCCTTTTGTTTACCTGATGAGCCGCGCCTATGTGATCTTGACCGACTCGGGCGGCATCCAGGAGGAAGCCCCGGCGCTGGGCAAGCCGGTGCTGGTGATGCGTGATACCACGGAGCGGCCGGAGGCAGTGGCGGCGGGCACGGTGAAACTGGTGGGCACGGAGGTTGGTTCGATTGTTGGGGAACTGGCCAGGTTGCTGACCGATGAGGGGGCGTATCGGGAGATGAGCTTTGCGCATAACCCGTATGGTGATGGGAAGGCGTGTGGGCGAATTGTCGAGGCGCTGGAGGCGAGATTGGGGTTGGGCTGA
- a CDS encoding ComEA family DNA-binding protein yields MRNNVLSYLLLPLFASLSFSVSAAPGSATAMPEPVPMVSQQPAQQAQRLNLNTADALTLQKELNGIGKAKAEAIVAYREANGPFASVDELLEIKGIGNALLERNRDKLMVE; encoded by the coding sequence ATGCGTAACAACGTTCTGTCGTACCTTTTGCTCCCCCTGTTCGCCAGCCTGTCCTTTTCCGTCAGCGCCGCCCCGGGCAGCGCCACGGCAATGCCCGAGCCGGTGCCGATGGTGAGCCAGCAACCGGCCCAGCAAGCGCAGCGGCTGAATTTGAATACCGCCGATGCGCTGACGTTGCAGAAGGAGCTGAACGGCATTGGCAAGGCCAAGGCCGAGGCCATCGTGGCCTACCGGGAGGCCAATGGGCCGTTTGCTTCGGTGGATGAACTGCTGGAGATCAAAGGCATTGGCAACGCCTTGCTGGAGCGTAACCGGGACAAGCTGATGGTGGAGTAG
- a CDS encoding DUF2897 family protein, with the protein MPWYAWLILIIALGSIIGGLMLLRDTAKKLPLTEEQLRKVHERNAEADAKDAQDR; encoded by the coding sequence ATGCCCTGGTATGCCTGGCTGATACTCATCATAGCCCTTGGCTCGATCATCGGCGGGCTTATGCTGCTGCGCGACACGGCGAAGAAACTGCCGCTGACCGAAGAGCAGCTGCGCAAGGTGCATGAGCGCAACGCCGAAGCGGATGCCAAGGATGCGCAAGACCGCTGA
- the pyrF gene encoding orotidine-5'-phosphate decarboxylase: MSACQTPLIVALDFPTREAALKLADQLDPALCRVKVGKELFTSSASGIVETLCDKGFEVFLDLKFHDIPNTTAMAVKAAAEMGVWMVNVHCSGGLRMMAACREELAKRSGPQPLLIGVTVLTSMEREDLAGIGLDIDPQEQVLRLAALAEKAGMDGLVCSALEAPALKAAHPALQLVTPGIRPAGSAQDDQRRILTPLQALDAGSDYLVIGRPISQAADPAQALAAVVAEIRG, encoded by the coding sequence ATGTCCGCCTGCCAGACGCCCCTGATCGTCGCCCTGGATTTCCCTACCCGTGAGGCCGCCCTGAAGCTGGCTGACCAGCTTGACCCTGCGCTGTGCCGGGTGAAGGTTGGCAAGGAACTGTTCACCAGCAGTGCTTCGGGCATTGTCGAAACCCTGTGCGACAAGGGCTTCGAAGTGTTCCTGGACCTCAAGTTCCACGACATCCCCAATACCACTGCCATGGCGGTGAAGGCGGCGGCCGAGATGGGCGTGTGGATGGTCAACGTGCACTGCTCCGGTGGCCTGCGCATGATGGCGGCCTGCCGTGAGGAACTGGCCAAGCGCAGCGGCCCGCAGCCGTTGCTGATTGGCGTGACCGTGCTGACCAGCATGGAGCGTGAAGACCTGGCCGGTATCGGCCTGGATATCGACCCGCAGGAGCAGGTGCTGCGCCTGGCCGCGCTGGCCGAGAAGGCCGGCATGGACGGCTTGGTGTGCTCGGCGCTGGAGGCCCCGGCGCTGAAGGCGGCGCACCCGGCGCTGCAACTGGTCACCCCGGGCATTCGCCCGGCGGGCAGCGCGCAGGATGACCAGCGCCGTATTCTCACCCCGCTCCAGGCCCTGGATGCCGGTTCGGATTACCTGGTGATCGGCCGCCCGATCAGCCAGGCCGCCGACCCGGCGCAGGCGCTGGCCGCGGTGGTGGCGGAGATTCGTGGGTAA
- a CDS encoding NADP-dependent oxidoreductase — translation MTQTNRRFLLAKRPVGAVRRDDFSFETVPAEQPGEGQVLVRNLYLSLDPAMRGWMNEGKSYIPPVGLGQVMRALGVGEVVASNHSGFKPGDHVSGALGVQDYFTGDAQGLHKIDPSLAPLPRYLSALGMTGMTAYFALLEVGQPKAGDTVVISGAAGAVGSIVGQIAKIKGCHVVGIAGGAEKCQYLKDELGFDGVIDYKAEDVLAGLKRECPKGVDVYFDNVGGDILDAVLTRINFKARIVICGAISQYNNKEAVKGPANYLSLLVNRARMEGFVVMDHAKDYGKAAQEIAGWLASGQVKSKEDVVDGLETFPETLLKLFSGENFGKLVLKV, via the coding sequence ATGACCCAGACCAACCGCCGCTTCCTGCTCGCCAAACGCCCGGTCGGCGCCGTGCGCCGTGACGACTTCAGCTTCGAGACCGTTCCTGCCGAACAACCCGGCGAAGGCCAGGTACTGGTGCGCAACCTGTACCTGTCGCTGGACCCGGCCATGCGCGGCTGGATGAACGAAGGCAAGTCCTACATCCCGCCCGTGGGCCTCGGCCAGGTGATGCGAGCGCTGGGCGTTGGCGAGGTGGTCGCGTCCAACCACTCCGGCTTCAAGCCGGGCGACCATGTCAGTGGCGCCCTGGGCGTGCAGGACTACTTCACCGGCGATGCCCAGGGCCTGCACAAGATCGACCCCAGTCTGGCGCCCCTGCCCCGCTACCTGTCGGCACTGGGCATGACTGGCATGACCGCCTACTTCGCCCTGCTGGAAGTCGGCCAGCCCAAGGCCGGCGACACGGTGGTGATTTCCGGTGCGGCGGGTGCGGTGGGCAGCATCGTCGGGCAGATTGCCAAGATCAAAGGCTGCCACGTAGTCGGCATTGCCGGCGGTGCCGAGAAGTGCCAGTACCTGAAGGACGAACTGGGCTTTGACGGGGTGATCGACTACAAGGCCGAGGACGTGCTGGCTGGGCTGAAGCGCGAATGCCCGAAAGGCGTCGATGTGTATTTCGACAACGTGGGTGGCGACATCCTCGATGCCGTGCTGACCCGCATCAACTTCAAGGCCCGCATCGTGATTTGCGGCGCAATCAGCCAGTACAACAACAAGGAAGCGGTGAAAGGCCCGGCCAACTACCTGTCGCTGCTGGTGAACCGTGCGCGCATGGAAGGCTTTGTGGTGATGGACCATGCCAAGGACTATGGCAAGGCCGCGCAGGAAATCGCCGGGTGGCTGGCCAGTGGGCAGGTGAAGAGCAAGGAGGATGTGGTGGACGGGCTGGAGACCTTCCCCGAGACGCTGCTGAAGCTGTTCAGTGGGGAGAACTTTGGCAAGTTGGTGCTGAAGGTTTGA
- a CDS encoding SDR family oxidoreductase — MSMTFSGQVALVTGAAAGIGRATALAFAQQGLKVVVADLDAVGGEATVALIRAAGGEALFIACDVTRDAEVRQLHERLLGAYGRLDYAFNNAGIEIEQGRLAEGSEAEFDAIMGVNVKGVWLCMKYQLPLLLAQGAGVIVNTASVAGLGAAPKMSIYSASKHAVIGLTKSAAIEYAKKGIRVNAVCPAVIDTEMFRRAYQADPRKAEFAAAMHPVGRIGKVEEIASAVLYLCSDGAAFTTGHCLTVDGGATAI, encoded by the coding sequence ATGAGCATGACCTTTTCCGGCCAGGTCGCCCTGGTTACCGGCGCTGCCGCCGGCATCGGCCGGGCAACCGCCCTGGCGTTCGCCCAGCAGGGCCTGAAGGTGGTGGTGGCCGACCTCGACGCGGTCGGCGGCGAGGCCACCGTGGCGTTGATCCGCGCTGCAGGTGGCGAGGCGCTGTTCATCGCCTGCGACGTTACCCGTGACGCCGAGGTGCGCCAGTTGCACGAGCGCCTGCTTGGCGCCTATGGCCGGCTGGACTATGCCTTCAACAACGCCGGTATCGAGATAGAGCAGGGCCGCCTGGCCGAGGGCAGCGAAGCAGAGTTCGATGCCATCATGGGCGTCAATGTCAAAGGCGTGTGGTTGTGCATGAAGTACCAGTTGCCGCTGCTACTGGCCCAGGGCGCTGGGGTGATCGTCAATACCGCTTCGGTCGCAGGGCTGGGCGCGGCGCCGAAAATGAGCATCTACAGTGCCTCCAAGCACGCCGTGATCGGCCTGACCAAGTCGGCGGCCATCGAGTACGCCAAGAAGGGCATCCGCGTGAACGCGGTGTGCCCGGCGGTGATCGACACGGAGATGTTCCGCCGCGCCTACCAGGCCGACCCGCGCAAGGCCGAGTTCGCCGCTGCCATGCACCCGGTAGGGCGTATTGGCAAGGTCGAGGAAATTGCCAGCGCGGTACTGTACTTGTGCAGCGACGGCGCAGCGTTTACCACTGGGCACTGCCTGACGGTGGATGGTGGGGCGACGGCGATCTGA